The nucleotide sequence AACAAAAGCTCGCCGTCGATAAAATGCACTTGGTCCTGGCCCGCGACATGGCCGTACTCAAAGCCCAAAAAGAACTGCTGCAAAAAGAACTCAACGTCCTCACCGCCATGGACAATGCGGACAAAAACGCCATTTACGCCAAGATCGATACACTGATGACCATCAACGCCAAAATCATGCGCCACCGCTATGATCACATATTGGAAATGCGGGATATCCTCACACCGGAACAGCGGATTTCTTATGACATGGGAATTCTAAAGCGCAGTGGTGCAAAGTGACTTCGATACCGCCGCATAACAGCGGGTAGTCAGCGTTGCGGGGCGCATTGCAGCGCCCCGCAGCCCACCCAGATCTTCAA is from Gammaproteobacteria bacterium and encodes:
- a CDS encoding periplasmic heavy metal sensor, with amino-acid sequence MTRKAYAIPFTLLCALALSAPAYAGQDTKPHRGNMDKGMMGMGKAHPAPHHSVSHGKKKSHLFTPHWSKTLSDEQKLAVDKMHLVLARDMAVLKAQKELLQKELNVLTAMDNADKNAIYAKIDTLMTINAKIMRHRYDHILEMRDILTPEQRISYDMGILKRSGAK